Genomic window (Thermanaeromonas sp. C210):
GCCGCTGAAGGTGGCTGGTAGCCCCGAAATGGGCGGTAAGGGCCGAATTTTCTTTGGGGAGGAGTGAAGCTGGTTGCAGCCGGAAACAGACCCCAACCGGCTTCTTTCTTTGGCTCGCCAAGGGGATAATCTGGCCAGGGAAGAGCTCATCCGGAAGTTTACCCCCTTTATCTTGAAGATCGCCTCCCGGTTGAGCGGCCGTTTTATCCGTCTGGGCGAAGATGACGAGGCCAGCATCGGGCTTATGGCCTTCAACGAAGCCATTGATAACTTCAACCCGGAAAAGGGTATTTCTTTTTTAACCCTGGCCGAGACCATTATCCGCCGCCGGCTGGTCGATCATTTCCGCCGCGAAAAGCGGCACCGGCAGAATATCCCGCTGTCCGCCCTGGACCAAGCTCCGGGACAGGGAGGGGGCGGTATGGTGGCCGGGATCGAGGATTATACGCTGGTGGCCGAGCTGGAGGACCGGAGACGGGAGGTCATCCGCTACCAGCAGGATCTGGCCCATTACGGGATTACCTTTGCCGACCTGGTGAGGGGTAGCCCCCGCCACCGAGATGCCAGGGAGCGGGCGCTGGCCTGTGCCCGGGTGATCGCGGACAACCCGGTTTTCCGGTGCCATTTGCAGGAAAAGCACGAGCTCCCTTTAAAGGCCCTCGAAAAGGAGCTGGACACCAGCCGGAAGACGCTGGAGCGCCACCGCAAGTACATTATTGCCGCCGCCGTGATAATGATGGGGCAATATGAGTATCTCCAGGAATATTTAGGTTGGAAGAGAGGAGGTGAGGGGTGTGGCCTGCGCTGAAAGGGGCGTGGTTTTAGAGGTACGGGGCAGGAAGGCTATTGTTCTCACCCCTGAAGGCGAGTTTCGCCGGGTACGCCTTGCCGTACCTTTGCCCGAAGTAGGGGAAGAAATCATGCTGCCCCCTAAAGCATCCCGTGGAATTCCGTGGTATAGGGTGGTAGTTGCGGCTGCGGCTTTATTGTTTATAGCTCTGGTAGTCCCCTGGACCGGTAACCTCTTCGGCGGGCCCCGGGAAGTAGCTTATTACATCAGCGTGGATATCAACCCGAGCATAGAGCTGGCCGCCGACAGACGGGAAAGGGTTATGGAGGCCCGGGCCTTCAACCCGGAGGGGGAAGATCTCCTGGAGGGCCTGCGTTTAGAGAAGGTCGAAGTCCAGAGGGCTGTAGCGGAATTGGCTCGGGAAGCCGTTAGAAGGGGCTATTACCGGGCCCAAGAGGAAGGGGTACTGTTGCTGGCTGTGGTTCCCGCCACCGACGCAGAGGAAGGATTGGAGGCCGGTGAGAGCCTCGCTGCCCGGCTGACGACGACGGCCGAAAAGGCGCTGGAAGAGAACCGGATTATACCGGTAGTGCAGGCGGCCACTATGAAGCCTGCCTTGCGGGAGCAAGCTTCGCGGGCCGGTCTTTCCTCCGGCAAATACGCCGTGTTGCTGGAGTCCCTGGCCCAGGGGGTGGACGTGAGCGGCGAGAGCCTTAAGCAGGAGAGGATTCTAGATGTGTTACGGAAGTCGGGGGCTGACTGGCAGGAGATCCTGCGCTCCCTGGGAGGACGTAATAATCTTGAGGAAAAGGAGAGAAGGGTAAAGCCCCTCCTGGAGAAAGCCCTGGGCTCAAAGGTCGACTACGATCCCGAGGCAGCCGGGCGGGCCGAAGGGAGACGGGAAGAGGTCGGTGACGGATTGCGCGGTAATCTTGTAAAGTCATCGCCGGGCACCCCGGCGCGCACCGACGGCGCGGAAATGGGGAATGACGCCCCAAAGGGAGGAAAGCGGGAGAACTGGGTATGGGAGGCCGAGGACTCCAGGCCTGCAGAGGCAGGCAATACTGCGGAAGATAAGGAGAGGCCGGTGGAGGAGACCGGTCGTAAGAAAGCCCCCCGCGGAGGAGAAGGGGGCAAGGGCAGGGGGAGCCCCCCTCCGAGGGAAAAGGAGCCCCGGGGTTGGCCGGGGAAAAATGAAAGACCGGCGCGGTGAGTTCCAGGACGGGAACCCGACAGGGAAAGGAAAGGCCTAACGCGGCCGGGGGATTGAAGAGGCTGATTTCCGGCGCCGGTGGTGGGAAGGACCTGGTAGAGGTAAGGTTGTCGCGGGGGTTGTGCCGCCGACAACGGATGTTGGTGGCGGGATGCCCGCGGTGAGAGTTGGTGCACATAGTTCAGTACCTGAGGAGAAATGGAGGAAGGGGCATTGGGCAGGAAGACTTTACGGGGAGGAATTCTTTTTCTTTTCCTGTTGACGGTTACCCTCTTACCTTCTCCGGCGGGGGCGGGTGACCCGGACTCCCCATCCATAAGGGTACTCCTGGATAGAGGCCTTAGCCGGGTTAGTTTTGAGGCGGTTCAGGGCAGCTACCGGCTGGTGGACGGACAGGGAAAGGAGCTCGCCCGGCCCGGCACGGGTGAGTCCTGGGAGGTCAGGCTGGAAGAAGGCCAGTTAAGACTTTTCAAGGAGGGGCAGGCTTTGCCCCCCGTAAGGGTCGGAAGGGTGGAGTTTAAACCGGCGGACGAGAAAGCCTCGAATCTCTTTAAATACCAGGGGAAGCGCTACCGGGGAAGCCTCCGGATCCTTTATGAGGGGACGGGGCTGGCGGCCATTAATAGTTTGGATGTGGAACAGTATCTTTACGGAGTAGTGGGGGCCGAGATGGGTACCGGTGCCGGACTGGAAGCCCTCAAAGCTCAAGCCGTAGTTTCCCGCACTTTTGCCTTAAGCAGGGTGAGGCCGGCGGCCCCTTATGATGTAACCGATGATACCTCTACTCAGGTCTATGACGGCTATGAAGCCGAAGTGGTCCCGGGCGCTGACAAGGTAAAGCAGGCCGTGGATTCCACGCGCGGACAAGTTATTTATTATGACGGCAAGCTCATTGAAGCTTACTTCCATTCCAATGCCGGGGGACATACAGAGGACAGCGAAAACGTATGGTCCGCGGCCTTGCCCTACCTGCGGGGCGTCCCTTCCCCGGAGGACGAGCATGCCCTCCAGTACAGCGGGTGGCCCGCTGATACTTACAGGTGGACCCTTAGCCTGACCAGGGAAGAGATCCAGAGGAGGGTAGAGGCCTGGTTAGAGAGGACGGGCCAGAAAACCGAGATAGGGCAAGTGAGGGAACTGGTAGTCTCCCGGCAGAGGTCGGACGGGAGCGGGCCCACGATATCCGGGCGGGCAACGCGGCTGGATATAATAGGCGATAGGAGCGCGGTGTCGGCCTACCGGGACGGCATACGGTCGGTTCTCGGGCTGCGCAGCACCTTATTTACCCTGGAGACGGATTCTACCGTGGCCGTGGTGGACGCAAGGGGGAATAGGCGGGAGCTAAGCTACGGCGGCGAACTGGTGGCGGTGGGGGCTAAGGGCGCCCCGGATGCGGTGAACGGCGCGGCGGGCGAATACGTGGTAGCCGGCCGGGACGGGAGCCGCACGGTGCCCAAGGTATTTCGGCAGGTAGTTATTCAGGGCCGCGGTAACGGTCACGGCCTGGGTCTGAGCCAGTGGGGGGCCAGGGGGATGGCCGCGAAGGGGTATAGTTACCGGGAGATAATTGAACACTATTATAACCAGGACCGCCGGGACGGAAAACTGGTGGTTGCACCTTTTGCGGGGAGATAGTATGCGCGTAGAGGAGTTCGATTATTATCTGCCCCCGGAATTAATAGCCCAGGAACCGGTGGAGCCGCGGGATAGCTCGCGGCTCCTAGTGTTGCACCGCCGGGACGGGCGCCTGGAGCACCGCCGTTTCTATGACCTGCCGCAATACCTGGAAAAGGGAGATATTCTAGTGCTAAACGATACCCGGGTCATACCGGCTCGCTTATTCGGCAGGAAGGCGGGAACGGGAGGCCGGGTAGAGGTGCTCCTCCTGAGCCCTCTGGGAGGGGACCGGTGGGAGACCCTGGTGCGGCCCGGCCGCCGGGTACCGCCCGGTACCCGGCTTATTTTCGGTCAAGGAGAGCTGGAGGCCCGGGTGTTGTCTACCACCGACGAAGGTGGACGGGTACTGGAATTCGCCTATCGGGGAAGCTGGGAGGATATCTTGGCCAGGCTGGGACGGGTGCCCTTGCCCCCGTACATCCGGCGGGAACTGCCGGATCCCGAGCGCTACCAGACGGTCTACGCCCGGCATCCCGGTTCGGCGGCAGCCCCCACGGCGGGCCTCCACTTTACCCCCCGCCTGTTGGAAAAAATAAGGGAAAAGGGGGTGGAAGTGGCTTCGATTCTACTGCACGTCGGCCTCGGTACCTTCCGCCCGGTGAAGGAAGAAACGGTGGAAAAACACCGCATGCATGCCGAATACTATATTGTTTTGCCGGAAACGGCCGAGGCCATCAACAAGGCCCGGGCCCGGGGCGGACGGGTGGTGGCCGTGGGGACCACGGTAGTCCGTACCCTGGAAACGGTGGCCACCCCGGAGGGCAGGATATCCCCGGGAGAGGGATATACGGATCTTTTTATATATCCTGGTTACTCCTTTAAGGCGGTTGACTGCCTAATTACTAACTTCCATTTACCCCGTTCCACCCTCCTCATGCTGGTGAGCGCCTTCGCGGGGCGGGAGAAGATCCTCCAGGCCTACCGGGTGGCCGTAGAAGAGGGTTATCGGTTTTTCAGCTTTGGTGACGCCATGCTAATCCTCTGAGGAGTGACACAGGCAATGGCTGCTGTTACCTTTGAGGTACTTAGAGAGGAGAAGACCTTCGGGGCCCGGTTGGGCCGTCTGGTTACCCCCCACGGGGTAGTCCACACCCCGGTTTTTATGCCGGTGGGCACCCAGGCCACGGTTAAAACCATGACCCCGGAAGAAGTGGTGGAGCTGGGAGCGGAGATCATCCTCAGCAATACATATCACCTGTATCTACGGCCGGGGGCGGAAATTATCAGGGAGGCCGGGGGATTGCACAAGTTTATGAACTGGCACCGGCCCATCCTGACGGACAGCGGGGGGTTTCAGGTTTTTAGCCTTTCCCCGCTGCGGGAGATCCGACCTGACGGCGTGGTCTTCCGTTCCCACCTGGACGGCTCCACCCATTTTATGGGGCCGGAAGAATCCATGGCGGTGCAGGAAGCCCTGGGTTCGGATATAGCCATGGCCTTTGACGAGTGCGTGGCCTATCCCGCCACTTATGAGGAGGTCGAAGCCGGAGTAGAACGCACGACCCGGTGGGCCGAGCGCTGCCTGGAGGTGCACCGCCGGAAGGACCAGGCCCTTTTCGGGATCATCCAGGGAGGGACCTTCCCCGAACTCCGGCGGCGCAGCGCAAGGGAAATTACCTCCCTGGACTTCCCTGGCTATGGTATTGGAGGCTTGAGTGTAGGGGAACCTAAGGATGTGATGTACAGGATCCTGGAAGAGCTGCGGCCCCTGCTGCCCGAGGACCGGCCGCGCTACCTTATGGGAGTGGGCTCGCCGGACTGCCTTATAGAGGGAGTAAAAAGGGGCATCGACATGTTTGATTGCGTGCTGCCTACGCGTATTGCCCGCAACGGCACGGTACTTACCAGCCGGGGCAAATTGGTGGTACGCAATGCTTCCTATGCCCGGGACTTCAGACCCCTGGACCCCGAATGCGACTGCTATGCCTGCCGGAATTTTTCGCGGGCTTACATTCGACACCTCCTCAAGGCCAACGAGGTCTTAGGTCTAAGGCTAACGACCATTCACAACTTGCACTTTTCCCTCCGCTTAATGGAGCGCATCCGTAGGGCCATAGCCGAGGACTGTCTGGAGGATATGGCCCGGGAATTCTATGCCCGCTACAACAGCACGGGAGAAAATTTATAAGGGCGAAAGGTGTTATCCGTCTTTTGTCGAAAGGAATAATGGGAGGTGATGTTATGGAGCAGGCCCAGGGATGGGGGCTGACCATTT
Coding sequences:
- the sigI gene encoding RNA polymerase sigma factor SigI — encoded protein: MQPETDPNRLLSLARQGDNLAREELIRKFTPFILKIASRLSGRFIRLGEDDEASIGLMAFNEAIDNFNPEKGISFLTLAETIIRRRLVDHFRREKRHRQNIPLSALDQAPGQGGGGMVAGIEDYTLVAELEDRRREVIRYQQDLAHYGITFADLVRGSPRHRDARERALACARVIADNPVFRCHLQEKHELPLKALEKELDTSRKTLERHRKYIIAAAVIMMGQYEYLQEYLGWKRGGEGCGLR
- a CDS encoding anti-sigma factor domain-containing protein, producing the protein MACAERGVVLEVRGRKAIVLTPEGEFRRVRLAVPLPEVGEEIMLPPKASRGIPWYRVVVAAAALLFIALVVPWTGNLFGGPREVAYYISVDINPSIELAADRRERVMEARAFNPEGEDLLEGLRLEKVEVQRAVAELAREAVRRGYYRAQEEGVLLLAVVPATDAEEGLEAGESLAARLTTTAEKALEENRIIPVVQAATMKPALREQASRAGLSSGKYAVLLESLAQGVDVSGESLKQERILDVLRKSGADWQEILRSLGGRNNLEEKERRVKPLLEKALGSKVDYDPEAAGRAEGRREEVGDGLRGNLVKSSPGTPARTDGAEMGNDAPKGGKRENWVWEAEDSRPAEAGNTAEDKERPVEETGRKKAPRGGEGGKGRGSPPPREKEPRGWPGKNERPAR
- a CDS encoding SpoIID/LytB domain-containing protein; translation: MGRKTLRGGILFLFLLTVTLLPSPAGAGDPDSPSIRVLLDRGLSRVSFEAVQGSYRLVDGQGKELARPGTGESWEVRLEEGQLRLFKEGQALPPVRVGRVEFKPADEKASNLFKYQGKRYRGSLRILYEGTGLAAINSLDVEQYLYGVVGAEMGTGAGLEALKAQAVVSRTFALSRVRPAAPYDVTDDTSTQVYDGYEAEVVPGADKVKQAVDSTRGQVIYYDGKLIEAYFHSNAGGHTEDSENVWSAALPYLRGVPSPEDEHALQYSGWPADTYRWTLSLTREEIQRRVEAWLERTGQKTEIGQVRELVVSRQRSDGSGPTISGRATRLDIIGDRSAVSAYRDGIRSVLGLRSTLFTLETDSTVAVVDARGNRRELSYGGELVAVGAKGAPDAVNGAAGEYVVAGRDGSRTVPKVFRQVVIQGRGNGHGLGLSQWGARGMAAKGYSYREIIEHYYNQDRRDGKLVVAPFAGR
- the queA gene encoding tRNA preQ1(34) S-adenosylmethionine ribosyltransferase-isomerase QueA → MRVEEFDYYLPPELIAQEPVEPRDSSRLLVLHRRDGRLEHRRFYDLPQYLEKGDILVLNDTRVIPARLFGRKAGTGGRVEVLLLSPLGGDRWETLVRPGRRVPPGTRLIFGQGELEARVLSTTDEGGRVLEFAYRGSWEDILARLGRVPLPPYIRRELPDPERYQTVYARHPGSAAAPTAGLHFTPRLLEKIREKGVEVASILLHVGLGTFRPVKEETVEKHRMHAEYYIVLPETAEAINKARARGGRVVAVGTTVVRTLETVATPEGRISPGEGYTDLFIYPGYSFKAVDCLITNFHLPRSTLLMLVSAFAGREKILQAYRVAVEEGYRFFSFGDAMLIL
- the tgt gene encoding tRNA guanosine(34) transglycosylase Tgt, with product MAAVTFEVLREEKTFGARLGRLVTPHGVVHTPVFMPVGTQATVKTMTPEEVVELGAEIILSNTYHLYLRPGAEIIREAGGLHKFMNWHRPILTDSGGFQVFSLSPLREIRPDGVVFRSHLDGSTHFMGPEESMAVQEALGSDIAMAFDECVAYPATYEEVEAGVERTTRWAERCLEVHRRKDQALFGIIQGGTFPELRRRSAREITSLDFPGYGIGGLSVGEPKDVMYRILEELRPLLPEDRPRYLMGVGSPDCLIEGVKRGIDMFDCVLPTRIARNGTVLTSRGKLVVRNASYARDFRPLDPECDCYACRNFSRAYIRHLLKANEVLGLRLTTIHNLHFSLRLMERIRRAIAEDCLEDMAREFYARYNSTGENL